A part of Eremothecium sinecaudum strain ATCC 58844 chromosome VII, complete sequence genomic DNA contains:
- the FMP10 gene encoding Fmp10p (Syntenic homolog of Ashbya gossypii ADL386W; Syntenic homolog of Saccharomyces cerevisiae YER182W (FMP10)), which produces MRYNLSAIRKASLTFTRKITYNTGQEFATAKKQFPRRYVNLGIFGATFGLGYLASRFFTYSDLAAWLLYDKLPVSEERITRYEGSLLNRAADLPITKELIGTGYMQVFPDRNENDVLVNKTLKSPGAITIDPLFFFNPTTKSVVGIYHLGMKLTGYPLVVHGGILATVLEDQIREAAKVITGSAVQPANDLEISYKFPTIANQFVIIKTTDFNQLGDTANLEATILNQSGKRVLVTGKATFSIK; this is translated from the coding sequence ATGAGATACAACCTCAGCGCAATTCGGAAGGCCAGCTTGACCTTTACTAGGAAGATCACATATAATACAGGACAGGAATTCGCAACTGCGAAGAAACAATTCCCAAGAAGATATGTAAACCTGGGTATATTTGGTGCAACGTTTGGTCTGGGGTATCTAGCGTCCAGGTTTTTTACATATAGTGATTTGGCTGCATGGCTACTGTACGATAAGCTGCCAGTTAGTGAAGAAAGGATCACGAGGTATGAAGGTTCGTTGCTAAATAGGGCTGCTGATCTACCAATTACTAAAGAACTAATAGGTACTGGTTATATGCAAGTGTTTCCCGACCGCAACGAAAACGATGTACTTGTGAATAAAACTTTGAAGTCTCCGGGGGCTATTACCATTGACCCAttattcttcttcaatcCCACCACCAAGTCAGTCGTCGGAATCTACCATCTTGGCATGAAGTTAACAGGTTATCCTTTAGTTGTACACGGCGGAATCCTAGCAACTGTATTAGAGGACCAAATACGTGAGGCTGCAAAGGTTATTACTGGTTCCGCAGTGCAACCCGCAAATGACCTCGAAATATCTTACAAATTCCCCACTATTGCCAACCAGTTTGTGATAATTAAGACCACGGACTTTAACCAGCTGGGCGATACTGCTAATTTGGAGGCTACCATATTAAATCAGTCCGGGAAGCGTGTCCTGGTCACGGGTAAGGCTACCTTTTCCATAAAATAG
- the SET5 gene encoding S-adenosylmethionine-dependent methyltransferase (Syntenic homolog of Ashbya gossypii ADL387C; Syntenic homolog of Saccharomyces cerevisiae YHR207C (SET5)) — protein sequence MQLNSSPSTLKVETISLNDCKDEDKSAAQSVQPSAIEICDEVVLLWRQEPDLEHLKFDKLCDKLKERNPSWVLSNDTLVTVLLEHNLYSADESTLFTYHDEVRSSATPGMRLHELHNVSETTNCKGKALIASDTIPKGELIFEDVPLVMIPPLDKLTLIQLSKACGICGTLLSHNCHYFIMNNLDCDICGILWCSKRCKALDTAHPYLKHPTLKSKVCNAQKWQKFEEFCKENTWYSAYGVGYIYANYVISNRNGLFYEQFLSLAEVSQRTRLKAADSTNVGGTFDSWTDCTCTTIASDLWDEGFRLFCEAFPEAAEDDNINIDTFLRFIGRFNINQLNCQIYPLFSHINHSCEPNVRVEFEKYSIKVYSRKHIKSGDELQISYVNPLHDVSLRRRELRVNWGFLCKCTRCQKELSKFYNKTNIMTSDVNVGLTTQNGKRRKSSMKASKPTLQEILESGHEFDLEIPAHLGFSNRRTSVRFDDRVMSALNE from the coding sequence ATGCAACTCAATAGCAGCCCGTCGACTCTTAAAGTAGAAACTATATCACTAAATGATTGTAAAGATGAAGATAAATCAGCAGCACAAAGTGTTCAGCCCTCAGCAATCGAAATATGCGATGAAGTAGTACTTCTATGGAGGCAAGAACCTGACTTGGAACACCTCAAGTTTGATAAACTATGTGACAAATTAAAGGAAAGAAATCCATCATGGGTTCTATCAAATGATACTCTAGTAACAGTATTACTGGAACATAACTTGTACTCTGCCGATGAGTCTACTCTTTTCACGTATCACGACGAAGTACGTTCTAGCGCAACGCCCGGAATGCGGTTGCATGAACTACATAATGTGAGTGAGACTACGAATTGCAAAGGGAAAGCTCTTATTGCAAGTGATACGATACCTAAAGGTGAATTGATATTTGAGGATGTCCCTTTGGTGATGATACCACCCTTGGATAAGTTGACCCTAATACAGTTATCAAAAGCGTGCGGTATATGCGGCACTCTTCTGAGTCACAACTGCCACTATTTCATTATGAACAATCTGGATTGCGATATCTGTGGTATTTTATGGTGCTCTAAGAGGTGCAAAGCCCTTGATACTGCCCACCCTTATTTGAAACACCCTACACTGAAGAGTAAGGTCTGTAACGCTCAGAAGTGGCAGAAATTTGAGGAATTCTGCAAGGAAAATACTTGGTATAGTGCTTATGGCGTTGGTTACATTTATGCTAATTACGTGATATCAAACCGCAATGGCTTATTTTACGAACAGTTTTTGTCATTAGCGGAGGTCAGCCAGCGCACTAGATTGAAGGCTGCGGATTCTACAAATGTTGGAGGTACATTTGACTCGTGGACGGATTGCACGTGCACTACAATTGCAAGTGATCTATGGGATGAGGGATTCCGACTATTTTGTGAAGCTTTCCCTGAAGCTGCAGAGGATGACAATATAAATATAGACACGTTTTTACGTTTTATTGGCAGGTTCAACATTAATCAATTAAATTGCCAGATTTATCCTTTATTTAGTCACATAAATCATAGCTGTGAACCGAACGTAAGAGTTGAGTTTGAGAAGTACTCGATTAAGGTTTATTCTCGGAAGCATATAAAATCTGGTGATGAGCTACAGATAAGTTATGTTAATCCGTTACATGATGTAAGTCTACGGAGAAGAGAACTGCGTGTGAACTGGGGGTTCTTATGCAAATGTACTCGTTGTCAGAAAGAACTATCGAAATTTTACAACAAAACTAATATAATGACGTCTGATGTAAACGTAGGATTGACAACTCAAAACGGTAAGAGAAGGAAGTCTTCTATGAAAGCCTCTAAACCCACGTTACAAGAAATACTAGAGAGTGGACATGAATTTGACCTTGAAATACCAGCTCACCTAGGCTTTTCCAATAGAAGAACATCAGTTCGTTTCGACGACAGAGTGATGTCGGCTCTGAACGAATGA